AGAAAACGTATTGCCAAAATCCCTAAACTCAGGATAGTTTTGGCAAATCAAGGAGATAGGTTTATGTCAGCAAAATTTGAAATCTACAAGGACAAAGCAGGAGAATTCCGCTTCCGTCTCAAAGCAGCCAACGGGGAAATCATCGCATCTAGCGAAGGATATGCGTCCAAACAATCCTGCGAAAACGGCATCGCTTCCGTTAAAAATAATGCCGCAGCCGCTGAGATTGTGGATCAGACGTAAGAACAGCAGTAGTCTGTTACAGTTTGAACTTTTAATTTAAACTTGGATCCAGCAGGGACTTCAAATTCCGACTGACCGTCAATTTGAAGCCATGTTTCGGATCCCGGTAGCAAAACAGAGAGTTTCCCTGATTGGATTTCCATGATTTCCTTTTGGTCTGTTCCAAATTCATATTCTCCGGGCATCATGATTCCCAAAGTTTTCTTTTCCCCATTCGGAAATAGGACCGTCCGGCTGGTAACGTTCCCATTGAAATAGATATTAGCTGGTTTTAGTACTGTTACGGATATAAATGAACTCATACAGACCAAAAACTGGACAGACTCCAGACTTCCAAGTGAATTCTAAAGGCCTTATCTCTTCGATTTTGCATTAAAAAGTGTTTGCGAAAATCGAAAGTACAAGAACCGTGAAGTCAGTGCCCATAAAGTCCTCACAAAAATCAGAGAACAAAAAACAACAAGCCAGGGAGAAGTCCATCGAGAGGATTCTCACCTCAGCCATTGTTTTGTTCGCAAAACATGGGTTCTCTCAAACTACCATGGAAATGATTGCCAACCATGCTAAAATTTCCAAGGGACTAGCTTACAATTATTTCAAAAGCAAAAACCAAATTTTCGAACAAATCATAGACAGTCACCTCGCCAAACAAGAGAAGTTCTACAACAATATCCCCCCAAACCTTTCCGCAAAAGAATATGTCAGAGAATTTTTCAATCGTTCTATCCAATTTGCAAAAGAAGAAAGAAAAACCATGGTTTTAATTTCTGTATGCCTTTTCCAACCGGGATCTGTTTCACTTTCAAAGAAAATGTTAGAAAATGTGGAAAAACGATTTGCCCCTTTCAAAGAGGCAATGCGAGAAAGATTCAGATCTTACGGGGTCAAAGAACCTGATAAAGAAATGATTCTTATCAAAACTTTTCTTCATGGTGTGATCATGAGCCAACACTTTAATGACACTACAACTTGCACACCAACGATCATTGAAATGGTTTTGGAAAGATACGATTACAAAAGCTAAATCCTAGTCCCCAACCCCGCCCGGAATTTTTAGAATCAGAAGGTTTGTCGTCGCTGTTGCCAAAAGTTTCTCTTTTTCAGTTCGCATCTCCCCTACCATATGAATGGTGGAAAATCCTTTTGCTTCTACAGTAGCTGTTACGATGACCTTTTGGTCAACGGCGACTCCCCGAATGTATTGGATATTCATATCAATGGTAGTTGTCGGACGTTTTGCGACTAAGTAACTCAAGGGTCCAAAAGCATTGTCAAAAGCAGCAGCAATCACACCACCCTGCATCATTCCCATTGGATTGGTTTGGTCTTCCGAGACGGGAAAAGCAACAGTAATACTTTTTCCTTTTGTATAAGACAAAATTTCAGCTTTCATCGCTAGAAATATGGGAGGCGGGACTGTGATTTTCCGTCCGCCATGATTAAAATTAACAGTCATATCATTTAGGATACTTTGTGTTTCTTCGGCTGTCAGTGTTTGCATAAAAAAGCCTCCATATGTTACCAAGTGTAACATTATTTGGTTTTATTTCAAGAAAAAATGTTGCCACTGGTAACTTATTTTCTACAATTCTATTGTGAAACGATCTTCTTATCACCATGGCGATTTAAAAAATTCTATCATAAAATCTTGTCATAAATTATTACAAAAAAAAGGTGCTTCTGATTTTTCACTTCGAGAGGTGGCTACACTCTCGGGTGTTTCTCATGCGGCAGTGTACAGGCATTTCCAACACAAAGAAGAAGTTCTAGAAATTTTATCAGCCATAGGATTTGATCGGCTTGGGTCTTTACAGAAAAAAGTACCACAAAATCGGCAAAACCCAGACGACTATTTTGTGAAATTGGGATTGGTTTACGTCCAGTTCGCAATCAAAAATCCCAATTATTACCGCCTCATGTTTCAAACAAAACGTTCCCAAGAATCAAAAATTTTAAAACGTTCCAAAATAAAATCTTATGCAATTCTTGTTCGCGGATGTCGGTTTTATTTAAAAACAAAACACAGAAAAGAGAATCATCGTAGTTTTGCTCTTATGGCTTGGTCCTTAGTTCATGGATATAGCAATTTATGTATAGAAACAGATTTTCCTGACACAGAAAGCCAGGTATTAAACAAATCTACAATAGAAATGGCAGAAGACATCTTGCGGTTTTCCATTTAGAAAAATAAATTTAGATTTTTAATTCCTCAAATTTTTCCAAAAATTCGAATTTATCCCTTACAAATTTTTTTGGATTTTCTATACCATATTCACAGTAATAAACCATTTGTTGGCCATCGTTAGCATTGGTGCAGTTTTTAGCTTCATCTAATTTTAGATAGAGGTTTCCTGTTTTTTTGTGTTTATAAACGATCATAAAAATTCTCCAGATAATGAATCTAATTTCGAAAGGAATGATTACATGAAACCATTCTCTGGTTTGAAATAGTTTGGGTTTCGATCCAGTTTTTCCATATCAAGTGTAAACTTCCTGCTAAAAAATCCGGTGACGGTAAATTTAAAATCTGGTAATGTGTTGATTTTGATAATGTCCTTTCACTCCAAATTTTAAATTCATCCCAAGAAGTTTTTTTATGTAATATTTTTTGTACCTCTAATGTACTGATAAAGGAAGGAACATCTTTTTCCAAACCTGCATTGGATTTTTGAATGGTGGGGACTTGGAGATTTTTCCCTTCTTTTTCTTTCCGCATTGGATTTTTTTCCAAGACGGATTCTTTGGGAGCCAGTTCTTTAAGAGTTGGTTTTGAGAATAAAGGTTTTAGAAATCGTCTTCTTCCATCGAATCCAGTTTGTTCCAATAAACCGAGTTTTTTTAGAGAGGTGATGAGTCTTGAGATGGTATCCATTTTAAGACCAAGGACTTCGCCGAAATATCGGTTTGATGCAAAACACCCACCTTTGTCATGTAGGGAGACAATTTCTGCGTATAGTTTGGTTTGGCTATGAGAGAGATTGAGATCCTCTATCCAAACGGGAATCCAAATTCCTGTTCGATTTGTTTTCATTTTAGGTTCCTTCTCCCAAACGAACACATCTCCGGCTACGAGCGTTTGGTTATTTTTTGCCTATATACCTTTTGGGTATATCTCCCCTACTCTACTGATGAAAATTTGTTTTTGAATTCGAACAAACCTTCGGTCAACTTAGAGAAAAGAAATTTTGGAAGTTCTTTCGAACGTCCTTTCGGAACTTTTTTAGAATTCCGGTTTGAACAATGACGGCGTTGTGGTAGAGCCGTGTTCGGTTGTGTGAGCCGAACGTTCCCTATATGTACAAATTCAAAAATTTCGTCAAGTGAAAAATGAGACATAATTCTGAGAGAGTCTCATTAGGATCAGTTTTCTGTAAGTTTGGATTTTGAGGATTGAGAGGGAGGAAATGGCCCCGGGTCGCTACCACACTTCCCAGGGCTTTTATTGTTCAACCCGGTTACGGATCTA
The Leptospira perdikensis genome window above contains:
- a CDS encoding YegP family protein → MSAKFEIYKDKAGEFRFRLKAANGEIIASSEGYASKQSCENGIASVKNNAAAAEIVDQT
- a CDS encoding pyrimidine/purine nucleoside phosphorylase — its product is MSSFISVTVLKPANIYFNGNVTSRTVLFPNGEKKTLGIMMPGEYEFGTDQKEIMEIQSGKLSVLLPGSETWLQIDGQSEFEVPAGSKFKLKVQTVTDYCCSYV
- a CDS encoding TetR/AcrR family transcriptional regulator, which translates into the protein MPIKSSQKSENKKQQAREKSIERILTSAIVLFAKHGFSQTTMEMIANHAKISKGLAYNYFKSKNQIFEQIIDSHLAKQEKFYNNIPPNLSAKEYVREFFNRSIQFAKEERKTMVLISVCLFQPGSVSLSKKMLENVEKRFAPFKEAMRERFRSYGVKEPDKEMILIKTFLHGVIMSQHFNDTTTCTPTIIEMVLERYDYKS
- a CDS encoding PaaI family thioesterase, which codes for MQTLTAEETQSILNDMTVNFNHGGRKITVPPPIFLAMKAEILSYTKGKSITVAFPVSEDQTNPMGMMQGGVIAAAFDNAFGPLSYLVAKRPTTTIDMNIQYIRGVAVDQKVIVTATVEAKGFSTIHMVGEMRTEKEKLLATATTNLLILKIPGGVGD
- a CDS encoding TetR/AcrR family transcriptional regulator encodes the protein MKRSSYHHGDLKNSIIKSCHKLLQKKGASDFSLREVATLSGVSHAAVYRHFQHKEEVLEILSAIGFDRLGSLQKKVPQNRQNPDDYFVKLGLVYVQFAIKNPNYYRLMFQTKRSQESKILKRSKIKSYAILVRGCRFYLKTKHRKENHRSFALMAWSLVHGYSNLCIETDFPDTESQVLNKSTIEMAEDILRFSI
- a CDS encoding helix-turn-helix domain-containing protein, encoding MKTNRTGIWIPVWIEDLNLSHSQTKLYAEIVSLHDKGGCFASNRYFGEVLGLKMDTISRLITSLKKLGLLEQTGFDGRRRFLKPLFSKPTLKELAPKESVLEKNPMRKEKEGKNLQVPTIQKSNAGLEKDVPSFISTLEVQKILHKKTSWDEFKIWSERTLSKSTHYQILNLPSPDFLAGSLHLIWKNWIETQTISNQRMVSCNHSFRN